Below is a window of Pyrobaculum aerophilum str. IM2 DNA.
ATAATTTCCGGCGACCACGAGGTTGCTGTGGCTAAAGTTGCGGAGAGGCTGGGCATTGGAAAATACTACGGCGGCAAAACCCCAGACGAGAAGGCAGAGATTGTGAAGGAGTTGAGAAAAGAGGGCGGGGTTATTTTCATAGGCGATGGGATTAACGACGCCCCAGCCTTGGCGTCGGCAGATATGGGCATAGCTGTGGCCACTGGGACAGAAGTGGCGAAAGAGGCGGGAGACGTGGTGGTTAGAAGGGGCGATTTGTCTAAAGTGGCTGAATTTATTGACATCTCGAGGAAAATTATGAAAAACGCTAAATTCAACCTCTTCTGGGCTTTTGTCTACAACACCGCCCTTATACCCATATCCGCCGGCCTCTTCTACCCGGCGCTATACCTCAGGCCGGAGCTCGCCGGCTTGGCAATGGCGTTGAGTAGCATATCAGTTACTCTCAACTCCCTAAGGCTCAGAAGGGCGTAGGAAATGATCTGTAAAGCTTAATTTACCTTTACCAATTTGCCGTGTGCCTGGCAATTTTAGAAAAGGCGTCTGATGCCAGGAGCGCTATTATAAACGCTAAAAGGCTTGTATCAAAGCCCTTTGGGGAAATGACTGATGAAGAGGCGCTTAGATATCAGCTTATAGTTTTGGTGGAGGCTTTGGCGTCTATGTGTATGAAATTCGCCCGACTGGCCTACGGCCGTTTTTACTCCTCCTACAGACAGTGTCTTGTGGAAATGGACAAGGAAATGGGCACTAACTGCGGAGATGTGCTGAGCTCTCTAATATCGCTTAGAAATCTGCTAGTTCATAGATATTTCCAAGTCGACGATCAGAAGCTCTATAACTCAGTAAGGGGAAACTTCACTTGTGTGGAGAATTGAGAAAGTGGTGGAAAAATGCTCCCTGTATATGAGATAGACATTAAAGAGGTAGTGAAAAAACTGAGTGGGTTATTGGGCAGGAGGCGGCAAGCTGTCGTCTTCGGCTCAGCCGCTAAATGGCGAATAGTACACGACATAGATGTCTTAATTGACGGCGCAGATTTTGACGAGGCCCTGCGCCTCGCCGTAAAGGTCGAGGAGATTTTAGGGATTCCCGCTGATGTGGTTCCCGCAGAGCTTGCCCCGCCGTGTTTAATAGCTGAGGCCTTAACGGAGGGGGTGTTAATCGCAGTTGACTGGGATTATTTTGACGAGCTTCTCTACAAGTCGGTGGGACTGTGTCAAGACGTGAAAATAAAGTGGCGCGAAATCCTCTAGTTTACACAAGCTTATGTCGTTTAGAAGTGCATGTAGGCGGTTTGACAAGGCGCCGGTCGCTTCACTGTGTTTTGGCCACAATAAGCCCCACTCCCATTAGTATATACGCCACCGCGACAATAATAAGGCCTATGGCCACTACTGCCAGCGCCGATCCCCACCAATACAGCGTGTTTGCAATAGAGAAGAGGCTCTCGCCTATGCGGCTCTGGAGGGCCGCCAGTATGGGGCGCAAGCGGTAGGCGGAGGCCACTTGTAACACCCACCCCGCAACCCACGCCGCGAGCCCCACGGCTAATGCCAGCCCTCTAGCCGGCAACTCCCACCACGTTCTGAGCCTCTCTAAGGAAAAGCCCAGGATCGCCTGGGCTATTCCAAAAGCCACTAATGCGGCTATGGCGTATACAAGCCACTTGGAGCGGTCCTCGCCGACGCCAATGCGCAGTTCAGCCAGAGCCACGTATAACAACACGACGCCCACCACTGAAGCGGGCCACCCGGCGAAGAAGCCAATAGCCGCTAGAAAGGCGCCCAACCCGCCCAGCACTTTAGCCGCGTCGACGTCCATGAGATTATAAAAAACCCTATATATAAACTTTGAGTGTAGCCGATGGATAACAGCGGCTTTGCTGTTTTTAACGGTTAGGCCCCTGCCCGAGATAGAGGCTGTAGCTAAACAAGAGGCGTCTGAAATATCCAGGTTTTTAATAAATTGCGGGCGGAGGCTAGGTGCAGGGCAATTTTAAAAGCCGTGGCTGGCAAGCCCATTAGATGGTCAGAGATAAAGAGGGCTTTAGAGGCGCAGGGGGCGTGGGAATAGACGATCACAATTTCACGGAGCTGTTGCATAACTTAGAGAGGGACTTCTGGAGAAGAGGGGCAACGCCTACATTATTCCAGACCCCGTGGTCAGACTCGCCGTAGAGCGCTGTGTGTAAGACGGCGCATTTGCGCCATATGTCGCACTAATGTAGTGTTTTACTCCAGCCTTACCCCCGCAGTCTCCAGCAACCACTTTATTGCCACTGCTAAAGCTACTGCCACTACAATATAAGTGTACAGTATTACGCCGGCCAGCGGGTTGTTAAACAACACGCCGAGAGTCTGTACAATAGAGGGGGTGAAGCCGCCGAAAAGGCCAATGCCTATGTTAAAAGCCAGCGACATGCCGGTATATCTAACCCTCGTGGGAAACAGCTCAGCTATTGCAGTCCCCAACACGCTGAAGGTGAAGGCAGTGGTAAGTATAAGGAGGAATATTAGAAACGAGGCTAGGGCGACGTCTTTTACAAAACCCAGCCAGTAGTAAACGGGGTAGAACAACACAAGCCCCAGCGCCAGGCTTGTGATGTATACCCTACGGCGGCCAATGCGGTCTGCGAGATAGGCGTTAATTATGTAAAAGGGCAATTGCGCCAGGGCGGCCGCCCCAACGGCTAAATTAGCATCTACTGGACTCCACTTCAATACGTTAGTCAAATAGGGGAAGATATAGCCAGTGGCCGTATAGGCCAAAACGGAGTGTCCCGCGGCTATTATAATCCCCAGCGCCATATATACGGGATAGCGGACGAAGGCCTCTGCTATTGGGAGTCTGGAAACCCGACCCTCTTTTTTAATCTTCTCAAATAGAGGCGTCTCCGCAAGCTTATACCTAAGCCACAGGCCAAGTGCCGTTAGCGCCAGCGATATTAAAAACGGAACTCTCCAGCCCCACGTCTCGAAATCGGCCTTGGGGAGCGAGAAGGCTGTGAACACTAAAGTGAGCGAGGAGAGGCCGAGCCCCAAGGGCGGCGTGGCCGATAGAAAGCCGGCGTAAAAAGCCCGCCTATTTTCAGGGGCATTTTCCAAAACATAAGTCACCGCTCCGCCGTATTCCCCTCCCAGGGCAATGCCTTGGAGTATACGCAAACTAGCCAACGCCAGTGGGGCCCATACGCCTACTTGGTCATACGTCGGGAGCAAGCCGATGAGAAAAGTGGAAACTCCCATTAATAGCAAAGTGGCCAAGAAAGTGGACTTCCTCCCTATCTTATCGCCTAAGTGGCCAAATACAGCCGCGCCCAGAGGCCTCACCACAAACCCCGTGGCGAATACAAGCCACGTGAGAATAACGGCGGCTACGGGATCTCCCCGCGGGAAAAATTTAGAGGCTATGTAAGGAGAAAGCGACGCATATGCGAAAAAATCATACCATTCAATTAAAGTGCCTATTGTAGAGGCCGCTACTATAAATCTGAGAGACATAATACTGAGTAAAGGAGGGCTATATATATATATTAAAGTCTTAATATTTAGTTACCTGTGTTAGATATCTCCCAGACTTTAAGCCCCAGCCGAAAAATGAGCGATAACCCAGCATGGCAATAAGAAGACCTAGGAGGTCGGGCAAGGCTTCCTCCTGCGGACGTTTTAAAGGTGTATTATTGGCCTCGGAACGAGCCAAAGGACGTATATGCCAATTGCGATGAACACCGCTATTCCAACGGGTAGGGCCAGTTTAATCCACTCTTTAAAGCCAATTTTCAACACGCCTGCCATTACGATATTAGGCACGTTCCCCGGTATAGTCAGCCCTCCCGCAATAACCAGCGAGATGATAAAACTCCTCAAGGTCTCTACCGCCATTTCCGGGGTTACGAGGGCCGCGACTAATGTGGCGTTGTCAGCAACAGCGGAGAGCAGGCCGAAGACGTATAGATACTCCCTCCCGAGCTCTGCCACCGCAACTGCGAGAGGCTTGAAGAACTCGCCCAGTATAGTTAGGGCGAATATGAAAATGAAAATTTTCACGGCGCGAGTTATAACCTCTTTAAGCTCCGGCTCGTAGGGCACAACTTCCACGCCGGGCTGGCGCAGTCTCTTAAGGGAGAAGTACGCGTAGAGCGCGAAAAACGCCACAATAATAAACACCGCATCAAATAAGACGTCTACTAAGAAGAAAAAGCCCTGTTTTAATTTGGCGACGGCGATAGTGGACAGAGGCTCGCCTATTGGCAACAACGCGGCGCCTGCGCCGATAGCAAAGGCGCCATATACAGCTGCCCTAGCCTTATATGCATGGGGGGCGTTGGCAAAGCCGAGGAGTTCCGCCATTATGGCTGCGGCCACTACTGCGGAGATTACGCTACTAGACAGCCCGAGGCCGAAGATAAGGCCGGCGATAACAGCGGGGCGGGCCAGGGCGTCGGCCTTCTCGGCCATTTTATGCCTCAAGGCGTAAAAAACAAGGCCAGCAGCAAGAACAACTTGCGTTATGCCAATAGGGATGTAGCCGATCCCCGGCTGGTAGACCGCCACGGGGTGGAGCAGAGCCTCCTTTAAAAGATGCCAACTCCACAAACCCTCCAACGTTGCACCAGCCACTGCCATGGCTAAGAAGAACAGCTCTAGATTGTGCTCAACCTTTTTTGAGAGTATAGGCAGTGCTATTAATAAGACTAGAAACACTATTTGTAAGTAAAGCGATGAAATATCCATGCCGACCACCTTTAACAGTTTAATATAAATTTTATGGCGGCTTTGTTGCGACACAACTTCAACGCCAGATATCACGCCATTTTGTGATAGATTATTAACAACTGCCCTGCAGCTCAATGCGATAAAGACTAGCAATACGCCTACTTCTTCAAAAGCTGGACTTTCTCTATTAGAGGATTCTGCAAGTTAGGAATGTCGTAATTTTTCACCTTCTTCGTCAGCCGTAAGAATCACGTTAATCTTGCGATTATGAACGTAGTGCGCGTCGTCCTTTTCAATGTTCAGGATAAACATCAAGACGCGTTCGATATTCCGCGTATATCGCCGCTTCCGAGCGCCAGCGGGCGAGAAAAATCAAAATCGCGTACGCGTAGGGGTCGTTGTGAAGACCTACAGAACAATGTTGATAAGGCGTAAAATAGAGGGATCTTCCCAAGGGGAAAGTTAGAATAAGGAAGTGGGAGGTATAATTTCAATGGGACTGAAGAAGACCTAGATTAAATAGATCAGGAAGAGGTTGAGAATGGTTGGCTAACTGAAATTAGCCTTTTCTTGGTTTAGTCTTGAAAAGCGGACTAACTTGGCTACCTTCAATTTGGCGTTAGTATTCGCCAGAGAAATTAAACCGTACTGGGCAGAGCGTCTTCTTGTTGTTGATTTAAACGCTCTTCACAACTGCGTTGTCAGTGCCGTTGTCGGGGAACATCACATCATGACAATAGGTATTGACATGCCAAATCTGGGAAAGGTCGGCCGTATCCAAAAGAAGATTGCGCATATAAAACGCTTAAGCGCCAAGAGGGGTTACTCCTATTGCAACAGAAGTACTGAGTTGAAAAGCCGTCTTTGGCGTCTCTGGAGACCTTTCGAGGAGGTGACGGCGAGGAAATTGGTGAGACTGGCAAGGCAGTATAAGGCCGCCATCGTGCTACATTCACCAAATGACAAATCAATAAGAGCGCTGAAAGAGGGGGCAATAGTCTAAATATGATGATCTTCCTCAACCTTGGGAGATTGAGGAAGCGGCTAAAATGCCTTGCGGAGTGGTGTGGCGTGCCGTGCCTCTAAGAGAGACTGTAATCGACAGTATGCCCCTACTGCGGGGGCCCCGGATGCTTGGCATTTCTCCCATTTTGTTGCGGCTGCGGTATGGGAAGGGCTTACCTGGATTCCTTGCCCCGGGGGCGGGGAGTAGAAAGGGGTACTATATAGGTATTCCTTCAATAGGCTCCGGCGGTTCTCTCCTCACCCTACGGCGCCTTATCTCTAAAACTCTAAGGTATGTCTCTAGAAATAGAGGATCCTCCAGCCTCTTCCACAAATAGCGGTAGAAGGCGTTAATAAACTCCACATAAGAGCGCCAGTAGTCGGGATCCCCCGCTGCCGCTAGCTTGGCGAAATACTCCACAACTCTGAGGTTGTGCTCTAAATTCCTCCGCCTCTCCTTCTCAAGCTCTCCAACGAGATTCCCATTGCCCTCGCCCACACCTCTAACAACTGCTCATTTAAAAACCCCCTCGCCTTGGCAAAATAATTAAGATAAGCGGCGTCTACTAAGTCTTTTTCAGATCCAAGCCAGAGCTTATAGGCAATTTGCAACTCTATTGGAGATATATAAAACGTCTCGCCTCTTATTCTCACCTCTACTCTATTCTCCAAGGCATAGCGCTGATAAACAGTGCGGGGAGGCTTCACTTCAAAATTCGGCAGAAATTTTGGGGGTTTGTGGAACCTTATTGAGGCAATTCTAAACTCCTCCTCTATAGATCCCGAGAGGGTTAACGGCTTAAAGCCGCAGCCCGCAAGC
It encodes the following:
- a CDS encoding DUF86 domain-containing protein — protein: MCLAILEKASDARSAIINAKRLVSKPFGEMTDEEALRYQLIVLVEALASMCMKFARLAYGRFYSSYRQCLVEMDKEMGTNCGDVLSSLISLRNLLVHRYFQVDDQKLYNSVRGNFTCVEN
- a CDS encoding nucleotidyltransferase family protein encodes the protein MLPVYEIDIKEVVKKLSGLLGRRRQAVVFGSAAKWRIVHDIDVLIDGADFDEALRLAVKVEEILGIPADVVPAELAPPCLIAEALTEGVLIAVDWDYFDELLYKSVGLCQDVKIKWREIL
- a CDS encoding DUF996 domain-containing protein, whose product is MDVDAAKVLGGLGAFLAAIGFFAGWPASVVGVVLLYVALAELRIGVGEDRSKWLVYAIAALVAFGIAQAILGFSLERLRTWWELPARGLALAVGLAAWVAGWVLQVASAYRLRPILAALQSRIGESLFSIANTLYWWGSALAVVAIGLIIVAVAYILMGVGLIVAKTQ
- a CDS encoding MFS transporter produces the protein MSLRFIVAASTIGTLIEWYDFFAYASLSPYIASKFFPRGDPVAAVILTWLVFATGFVVRPLGAAVFGHLGDKIGRKSTFLATLLLMGVSTFLIGLLPTYDQVGVWAPLALASLRILQGIALGGEYGGAVTYVLENAPENRRAFYAGFLSATPPLGLGLSSLTLVFTAFSLPKADFETWGWRVPFLISLALTALGLWLRYKLAETPLFEKIKKEGRVSRLPIAEAFVRYPVYMALGIIIAAGHSVLAYTATGYIFPYLTNVLKWSPVDANLAVGAAALAQLPFYIINAYLADRIGRRRVYITSLALGLVLFYPVYYWLGFVKDVALASFLIFLLILTTAFTFSVLGTAIAELFPTRVRYTGMSLAFNIGIGLFGGFTPSIVQTLGVLFNNPLAGVILYTYIVVAVALAVAIKWLLETAGVRLE
- a CDS encoding DUF1646 domain-containing protein; translation: MISGVEVVSQQSRHKIYIKLLKVVGMDISSLYLQIVFLVLLIALPILSKKVEHNLELFFLAMAVAGATLEGLWSWHLLKEALLHPVAVYQPGIGYIPIGITQVVLAAGLVFYALRHKMAEKADALARPAVIAGLIFGLGLSSSVISAVVAAAIMAELLGFANAPHAYKARAAVYGAFAIGAGAALLPIGEPLSTIAVAKLKQGFFFLVDVLFDAVFIIVAFFALYAYFSLKRLRQPGVEVVPYEPELKEVITRAVKIFIFIFALTILGEFFKPLAVAVAELGREYLYVFGLLSAVADNATLVAALVTPEMAVETLRSFIISLVIAGGLTIPGNVPNIVMAGVLKIGFKEWIKLALPVGIAVFIAIGIYVLWLVPRPIIHL